A single window of Modestobacter italicus DNA harbors:
- a CDS encoding IS110 family transposase, with translation MLAGIDTHKDTLAVAVIDDTGRPAVVTELANTEAGFDALELLLEEHTVTRVGIEGSGNYGRGAAVRLVLTGGLEVVEVPPSLTSRERSGRPGQGKTDPVDAVAIARITAREAGLPAVRLAIGVAADLRALADYRAQLVAERTALANRTHSELHGLLPGYQATIPRLTAPTFLTAAQDLLDGDTSVRAQLTRRRLIRLAQLTAEIRDLTGLIATAIAEVETGLTDLYGVGPVGAATILGEVADIRRYRSRHAFAAANGTAPIPASSGRTTRHRLNRSGNRTLNRVLYTIAITQIRADTEGRAYYLRKRAEGKTSREALRCLKRRLSDVVYKTLQDDLAAHPLPELAGAAAPGR, from the coding sequence ATGCTCGCCGGGATCGACACCCACAAAGACACCCTCGCCGTCGCGGTCATCGATGACACCGGCCGCCCGGCGGTGGTCACTGAGCTGGCCAACACCGAGGCCGGCTTCGACGCTCTGGAACTGCTGCTGGAGGAGCACACGGTGACCCGGGTGGGCATCGAGGGCTCGGGCAACTACGGCCGCGGTGCCGCGGTCCGCCTCGTGCTCACCGGCGGGCTGGAGGTGGTGGAAGTACCACCGAGCCTGACCAGCCGGGAACGCTCGGGCCGGCCCGGGCAGGGCAAAACCGACCCGGTCGATGCGGTCGCCATCGCCCGGATCACCGCCCGCGAGGCCGGGCTGCCGGCGGTCCGGTTGGCCATCGGCGTGGCCGCGGACCTGCGGGCGCTGGCGGACTACCGCGCCCAGCTGGTGGCCGAGCGCACCGCGCTGGCCAACCGCACCCACTCCGAGCTGCACGGCCTGCTGCCCGGCTACCAGGCCACCATCCCCCGGCTGACCGCCCCGACGTTCCTCACCGCCGCGCAAGACCTGCTCGACGGCGACACCAGCGTGCGGGCGCAGCTGACCCGCCGCCGGCTGATCCGCCTGGCCCAGCTCACCGCCGAGATCCGGGACCTCACCGGGCTGATCGCCACCGCGATCGCCGAGGTCGAGACCGGGCTGACCGACCTCTACGGCGTCGGCCCGGTGGGCGCGGCCACCATCCTCGGCGAGGTCGCCGACATCCGCCGCTACCGCTCCCGGCACGCCTTCGCCGCCGCCAACGGCACCGCCCCCATCCCGGCCTCCTCCGGGCGCACCACCCGGCACCGGCTCAACCGCTCAGGCAACCGAACCTTGAACCGGGTGCTCTACACGATCGCGATCACCCAGATCCGCGCCGACACCGAGGGCCGGGCCTACTACCTGCGCAAACGCGCCGAAGGGAAGACCAGCCGGGAAGCCCTGCGCTGCCTCAAACGACGACTCTCCGACGTCGTCTACAAGACCCTGCAGGACGACCTCGCGGCTCACCCGCTACCGGAGCTGGCCGGCGCCGCCGCACCGGGACGGTGA
- a CDS encoding GIY-YIG nuclease family protein, translating into MQSTEASPLHGDLSLADLLNVAGIATDDVLLVRHTYSADGLAGPHDATVENVLNYSRAQSIRQSKIPRDPPALWLNFVADGKRRSRFLAAYENRGEVLAERTDVLRYFDLHESDVLVSLRDRLVIEWSNDTINWAKAGGKAGQMPVVEIADPARVPFPGFDNVLITHDELLAVVEDSRYAEWRTALAAVQGVYLVADTSSGELYVGKADGTERLLGRWSAYARDGHGGNVALRELAEIDVTHRRHFIFSILRVFGPIATTAEVDAAEAHYKRALLSRQHGLNRN; encoded by the coding sequence ATGCAGTCAACCGAGGCATCCCCGTTGCACGGTGACCTGAGCCTCGCCGACCTGCTGAACGTGGCGGGCATCGCGACGGACGACGTGCTCCTCGTCCGGCATACCTACAGCGCCGACGGCCTCGCCGGCCCGCACGACGCTACGGTCGAGAACGTCCTCAACTACTCCCGAGCCCAGTCGATCCGGCAGAGCAAGATCCCGAGGGATCCACCTGCCTTGTGGCTCAACTTCGTGGCGGATGGCAAGCGACGCTCCCGGTTCCTCGCTGCCTACGAGAACAGGGGTGAAGTTCTGGCTGAGCGGACCGACGTCCTGCGGTACTTCGATCTCCACGAATCCGACGTTCTCGTCTCGCTTCGGGACCGGCTCGTCATCGAGTGGTCGAACGACACGATCAACTGGGCCAAGGCAGGCGGGAAGGCCGGGCAGATGCCGGTGGTCGAGATCGCCGACCCTGCCCGCGTGCCGTTCCCGGGCTTCGACAACGTCCTCATCACGCACGACGAGCTGCTGGCAGTGGTCGAAGACTCGCGATACGCGGAGTGGAGGACAGCGCTGGCCGCCGTCCAGGGCGTCTACCTCGTCGCAGACACCAGCAGCGGCGAGCTGTACGTCGGGAAAGCGGACGGCACGGAGCGCCTTCTGGGTCGGTGGAGTGCCTACGCCCGCGACGGCCACGGCGGCAACGTCGCGCTTCGCGAACTTGCAGAGATCGACGTGACTCACCGTCGGCACTTCATCTTCAGCATCTTGCGTGTGTTCGGCCCGATCGCGACTACCGCTGAGGTCGATGCGGCGGAAGCCCATTACAAGCGGGCGCTCCTCTCCCGGCAGCACGGCCTCAACCGGAACTAG
- a CDS encoding response regulator: MTVRVAVVDDQALVRGAFAMVLNHQPDIEVVAEAGTGVEAIEVTRRHRPDVVLMDIRMPEMDGLEATVRIVAELGDAVRVLILTTFEPDEYVYRALRAGASGFVLKDLPPEQLVVAVRTVADGGALLAPSITRRLIGRFAEQRAPDTALAGRLERLTARERDVVTAVARGRSNAEIARELYIGAATVKSHVSSVLTKLGLRDRAQVVVFAYEAGLVEPGS, translated from the coding sequence ATGACGGTCCGGGTGGCCGTCGTCGACGACCAGGCGCTCGTGCGCGGCGCCTTCGCGATGGTGCTGAACCACCAGCCGGACATCGAGGTCGTCGCGGAGGCCGGCACCGGCGTCGAGGCGATCGAGGTCACCCGCCGGCATCGGCCCGACGTCGTGCTGATGGACATCCGCATGCCGGAGATGGACGGCCTGGAGGCCACGGTGCGCATCGTCGCCGAGCTCGGCGACGCGGTGCGGGTGCTCATCCTCACGACGTTCGAGCCGGACGAGTACGTCTACCGGGCGCTGCGCGCGGGAGCCAGCGGCTTCGTCCTCAAGGACCTGCCGCCCGAGCAGCTGGTCGTCGCCGTCCGCACGGTGGCCGATGGCGGCGCACTGCTCGCGCCGTCGATCACCCGGCGGCTGATCGGGCGCTTCGCGGAGCAGCGCGCGCCCGACACCGCCCTCGCCGGACGGCTGGAGAGGCTGACCGCCCGGGAGCGCGACGTCGTCACCGCCGTCGCGCGGGGGCGGAGCAATGCCGAGATCGCGCGCGAGCTGTACATCGGCGCGGCGACGGTCAAGTCGCACGTGTCGAGCGTGCTCACCAAGCTCGGCCTGCGCGACCGCGCCCAGGTGGTGGTGTTCGCCTACGAGGCCGGGCTCGTCGAGCCGGGATCCTGA
- a CDS encoding MMPL family transporter, with the protein MNRWIRRIGTASARRPGRTIGVWALLAALVVVLSSTLGGAYLDDFTAPGSDSAAATELLEQRFPEATGGNAVAVFAAPEGERLDAYRDDLESTLVRLRATERVTAVSEPFASGAISTDGRIGFADIVLDAPSGELGPQPAEALAAALAPARDAGLTAEVGGEAVFLNSEPEPSGAEAVGVVVALVVLVVAFGTVVAALVPIALALVAVAAGLGGITLLAAVMDVSTSAPVIAGMVGLGVGIDYALFVVSRYRENRAAGQENATALSAAMGTSGTAVFFAGATVVLAMAALVLTGTGVLASIGLATSLVVLFAVATALSLLPALLSLLGDRIDAGRVVGRRRAARPVEASAWWRLSHRISARPWPYLVVASVLLLTLAAPALSMRTGFPDAGDEPVSTTHRQAHDLLAEGFGPGINAPLLVVADLSGPGLSADDVPLLAERIGDDPGIGSVAEATFSTDGATAVLAALPTTAPADPATAATLERIRDAAPDGVHVTGQAALAIDLTTSLNSTLPLLLGSVLAASFVLLVVVFRSVTVALKAVVMNLLSIGAAYGVVVAVFQWGWLGGLIGLEGTHLIASPLPAIFFAVLFGLSMDYEVFLVSRVREAYDASGDTVEAVARGLASSARVITCGALIMTAVFLSFVANPNPFVKMIGLGLAVAIALDATLVRMVLVPATMALLGRANWWLPAWLDRLLPVVRVEGDVEAAPAAPARVTVPIG; encoded by the coding sequence ATGAACCGCTGGATCCGACGGATCGGCACCGCGAGCGCCCGCCGCCCCGGGCGGACGATCGGCGTCTGGGCCCTCCTCGCCGCGCTCGTCGTCGTGCTCTCCAGCACGCTGGGCGGCGCGTACCTCGACGACTTCACCGCACCGGGCAGCGACAGCGCCGCCGCGACCGAGCTGCTCGAGCAGCGGTTCCCCGAGGCGACGGGCGGCAACGCCGTCGCCGTCTTCGCGGCGCCCGAGGGCGAGCGGCTCGACGCCTACCGGGACGACCTCGAGTCGACGCTCGTCCGGCTGCGCGCGACGGAACGCGTCACGGCGGTGAGCGAGCCCTTCGCCAGCGGCGCCATCTCGACCGACGGGCGGATCGGGTTCGCCGACATCGTCCTGGACGCGCCGTCCGGGGAGCTCGGCCCCCAGCCCGCCGAGGCGCTCGCCGCGGCCCTCGCCCCGGCGCGCGACGCCGGGCTCACCGCCGAGGTCGGTGGGGAGGCCGTGTTCCTGAACTCCGAGCCCGAGCCGTCGGGCGCGGAGGCCGTCGGCGTCGTCGTGGCGCTCGTCGTGCTCGTCGTGGCGTTCGGCACCGTCGTCGCCGCACTGGTGCCGATCGCGCTGGCGCTGGTCGCGGTGGCGGCCGGGCTCGGCGGCATCACGCTGCTCGCCGCGGTCATGGACGTCTCCACCTCCGCGCCCGTGATCGCCGGGATGGTCGGGCTCGGCGTCGGCATCGACTACGCGCTGTTCGTCGTGTCCCGCTACCGCGAGAACCGCGCTGCGGGCCAGGAGAACGCGACGGCGCTCTCCGCCGCGATGGGCACCTCCGGCACCGCGGTGTTCTTCGCCGGCGCCACGGTGGTGCTCGCCATGGCCGCCCTCGTGCTCACCGGCACGGGCGTGCTCGCATCGATCGGCCTGGCGACGTCGCTCGTCGTGCTGTTCGCCGTGGCGACGGCGCTCTCCCTGCTGCCCGCGCTGCTGTCGCTGCTCGGTGACCGCATCGACGCCGGACGCGTCGTCGGCCGGCGCCGTGCCGCGCGTCCCGTCGAGGCGAGTGCCTGGTGGCGCCTGTCCCACCGCATCTCGGCGCGGCCCTGGCCGTACCTGGTCGTCGCGTCGGTGCTGCTCCTGACGCTGGCCGCGCCGGCGCTGTCGATGAGGACCGGCTTCCCCGACGCCGGCGACGAGCCGGTCAGCACCACGCACCGGCAGGCGCACGACCTGCTCGCCGAGGGGTTCGGTCCCGGCATCAACGCGCCGCTGCTCGTCGTCGCCGACCTCTCGGGTCCTGGTCTGTCCGCGGACGACGTCCCGCTGCTCGCCGAGCGGATCGGCGACGACCCGGGCATCGGCTCGGTCGCCGAGGCGACGTTCTCGACCGACGGCGCCACGGCCGTGCTCGCGGCGCTGCCGACCACCGCGCCGGCCGACCCGGCCACGGCGGCGACGCTCGAGCGGATCCGCGACGCTGCGCCGGACGGCGTCCACGTGACCGGGCAGGCCGCCCTCGCGATCGACCTGACCACCTCGCTCAACTCGACCCTGCCGCTGCTCCTGGGATCGGTGCTGGCCGCCTCGTTCGTGCTCCTGGTCGTGGTGTTCCGCTCCGTCACCGTGGCGCTCAAGGCCGTCGTCATGAACCTCTTGTCGATCGGCGCGGCCTACGGCGTCGTCGTGGCGGTCTTCCAGTGGGGCTGGCTCGGCGGGCTGATCGGGCTCGAGGGCACCCACCTCATCGCCTCGCCGCTGCCGGCCATCTTCTTCGCGGTGCTGTTCGGCCTGTCAATGGACTACGAGGTCTTCCTCGTCTCGCGCGTCCGCGAGGCCTACGACGCCAGCGGCGACACGGTCGAGGCGGTCGCGCGCGGGCTGGCGTCCAGCGCCCGCGTGATCACCTGCGGCGCGCTGATCATGACGGCGGTGTTCCTGTCCTTCGTCGCGAACCCGAACCCGTTCGTCAAGATGATCGGCCTGGGGCTCGCCGTCGCGATCGCGCTCGACGCGACGCTGGTGCGCATGGTGCTCGTGCCGGCGACGATGGCGCTGCTGGGCAGGGCCAACTGGTGGCTGCCGGCCTGGCTCGACAGGCTGCTGCCCGTGGTCCGGGTGGAGGGCGACGTCGAGGCCGCTCCCGCGGCTCCCGCGCGGGTGACGGTGCCGATCGGCTGA
- a CDS encoding NAD(P)-dependent alcohol dehydrogenase: protein MKAIVQREYGSPDTLRLEDVDRPDAGPGHVLVRVRAASVNAADWHVMRGDPKLARLQLGLRRPKAPVRGRDFAGEVAEVGTGVSHMLPGDEVYGETGMTDGAFAEYVRAPAGQVAPKPDGLTFEEAAALPLAGCTALQALRDVARVQPGQRLLVNGASGGVGTFAVQIGKALGTHVTAVCSTRNLDLMRSLGADAVVDYTTEDALAAGERFDVVLDLVGNRSLRELRGVLTERGTLVLSGGGVFDGGSLIGPMALIVRGGLVGRVVRQRIAPFTATPTAERLTALAQLAESGRVRPVIDRAYSLAEVPIAIRYLETEHASAKVVVTVP, encoded by the coding sequence ATGAAGGCGATCGTCCAGCGCGAGTACGGATCCCCCGACACCTTGCGCCTCGAGGACGTCGACCGGCCGGACGCCGGCCCGGGGCACGTGCTCGTTCGGGTCCGCGCCGCTTCGGTCAACGCGGCTGACTGGCACGTCATGCGCGGCGACCCCAAGCTCGCCCGGCTGCAGCTCGGTCTGCGCCGCCCGAAGGCCCCCGTCCGCGGCCGCGACTTCGCCGGCGAGGTCGCCGAGGTCGGCACCGGAGTGAGCCACATGCTGCCCGGCGACGAGGTGTACGGCGAGACGGGCATGACCGATGGCGCCTTCGCCGAGTACGTCCGTGCACCGGCCGGCCAGGTCGCGCCCAAGCCCGACGGTCTGACGTTCGAGGAGGCGGCAGCCCTGCCACTGGCCGGCTGCACCGCGCTGCAGGCGCTCCGCGATGTCGCGCGCGTGCAGCCCGGCCAGCGGCTGCTGGTCAACGGCGCCTCGGGTGGGGTCGGCACCTTCGCCGTCCAGATCGGCAAGGCCCTCGGCACACACGTCACGGCCGTCTGCAGTACCCGGAACCTGGATCTGATGCGCTCGCTCGGCGCAGACGCCGTCGTCGACTACACGACCGAGGACGCCCTCGCCGCCGGTGAACGCTTCGACGTCGTGCTCGATCTGGTGGGCAACCGTAGCCTCCGTGAGTTGCGCGGGGTCCTGACCGAGCGGGGAACCCTGGTGCTGTCCGGCGGAGGGGTGTTTGACGGCGGCAGCCTGATCGGGCCGATGGCCCTGATCGTCCGCGGCGGGCTGGTCGGCCGCGTGGTCCGTCAGCGGATCGCGCCGTTCACTGCGACGCCGACCGCGGAGCGACTGACCGCGTTGGCTCAGCTGGCTGAGTCCGGACGAGTCCGCCCGGTGATCGACCGCGCCTACTCGCTGGCCGAGGTGCCGATCGCGATCCGCTACCTGGAGACCGAACACGCCTCTGCCAAGGTCGTCGTCACCGTCCCCTGA
- a CDS encoding sensor histidine kinase, whose protein sequence is MRPGPFTRWPRAADAALAAVLFALAVSIREGPGDALRWRAAVDVPIWALLLVAVASAALYWRRRAPAAVLAVVLAAWALLLGSDFSVVGGQALFAVYALGRYGTADRWGHVGVDAALVVLVLDGITADEPWGGVAFGVVVFVAVWDVGRRLRTRAQRAAARVRELQEREQRIVADERARIARELHDVVAHRVSLMTVQAGAAKTVASSDPEAAARAMGAVEEAGRQALDELRHLLGVLRPSAGSADTEPQPGLADLPALVARMREAGLDVDLRIDGVTRGLPARVELSAYRIVQESLTNVVKHAGPGARTDVRLTTEGRDLVVEVRDDGSGATSLPGAGHGIVGMRERAQLLGGALDVGPRPDGGFAARARLPLDGGAS, encoded by the coding sequence ATGCGACCCGGCCCGTTCACCCGATGGCCGAGGGCGGCCGACGCCGCCCTCGCCGCGGTGCTGTTCGCGCTCGCGGTTTCGATCAGGGAGGGCCCCGGCGATGCGCTGCGGTGGCGCGCGGCCGTCGACGTCCCGATCTGGGCGCTGCTGCTGGTCGCGGTGGCCAGCGCCGCGCTCTACTGGCGCCGGCGCGCACCGGCGGCCGTGCTCGCGGTCGTGCTGGCCGCCTGGGCGCTGCTGCTGGGGAGCGACTTCTCCGTCGTCGGCGGGCAGGCGCTCTTCGCCGTCTACGCCCTCGGTCGGTACGGGACGGCCGACCGGTGGGGGCACGTCGGCGTCGACGCCGCGCTCGTCGTGCTCGTGCTGGACGGCATCACCGCGGACGAGCCCTGGGGTGGGGTGGCCTTCGGCGTCGTCGTCTTCGTCGCCGTCTGGGACGTCGGGCGCCGGCTGCGGACGCGCGCCCAGCGAGCCGCGGCACGCGTGCGCGAGCTCCAGGAGCGGGAGCAGCGGATCGTCGCGGACGAGCGCGCCCGCATCGCCCGCGAGCTGCACGACGTCGTCGCGCACCGGGTGAGCCTGATGACGGTCCAGGCGGGCGCGGCGAAGACCGTCGCGTCGAGCGACCCCGAGGCAGCGGCGCGCGCCATGGGCGCGGTCGAGGAGGCCGGCCGGCAGGCGCTGGACGAGCTGCGTCACCTGCTCGGCGTGCTGCGCCCCTCGGCCGGATCGGCGGACACCGAGCCGCAGCCGGGTCTGGCCGACCTCCCCGCGCTGGTGGCGCGGATGCGCGAGGCGGGCCTGGACGTCGACCTGCGGATCGACGGCGTGACCCGGGGGCTGCCCGCGCGGGTGGAGCTGTCGGCCTACCGGATCGTGCAGGAGAGCCTGACGAACGTGGTGAAGCACGCGGGACCCGGCGCGCGCACCGACGTCCGGCTCACGACGGAGGGACGGGACCTCGTCGTCGAGGTGCGCGACGACGGCAGCGGGGCGACGTCGCTGCCCGGCGCCGGGCACGGCATCGTCGGCATGCGCGAGCGCGCGCAGCTGCTCGGCGGCGCCCTCGACGTCGGCCCGCGTCCGGACGGCGGGTTCGCCGCGCGGGCCCGCCTGCCGCTCGACGGCGGCGCGTCATGA
- a CDS encoding excisionase family DNA-binding protein: protein MDLEELRACRSAVITIADAAAVLGVDARTVSRAVQCGELPVLRVGRRLLIPRLPLLARLGVIDSSSGAPQDSPTVA, encoded by the coding sequence ATGGACCTCGAAGAGCTCAGGGCCTGCCGGTCCGCCGTCATCACCATCGCCGACGCAGCAGCCGTGCTCGGTGTCGATGCCCGAACCGTGTCACGTGCGGTGCAGTGTGGCGAGCTGCCAGTCCTCCGGGTGGGCCGACGGCTTCTCATCCCCCGCCTCCCGTTGCTCGCGCGTCTCGGCGTCATCGACTCCAGCAGCGGAGCACCGCAGGACTCCCCCACCGTCGCCTGA